A part of Aegilops tauschii subsp. strangulata cultivar AL8/78 chromosome 2, Aet v6.0, whole genome shotgun sequence genomic DNA contains:
- the LOC109731846 gene encoding protein DMP2, with product MEEGIKEAESSKKAAAAESTATKVGAMADATFGSIGDVLKLLPTSTVIVYEVLNPIVTNAGACSVANRVVTAVLLVLCAFSCAFSAFTDSFVGADGKVRYGLVTPRGLLPFGGGDDDDTGARDFSKYRLRPADFAHAFFSVVVFAAVALLADANTVACFYPALREQQKQVVMALPVVVGALASGVFVVFPSKRHSIGYPPAKPAASSLASQ from the coding sequence ATGGAAGAAGGCATCAAAGAAGCCGAGTCGAGCAAGAAGGCAGCAGCAGCCGAGAGCACAGCGACAAAAGTGGGCGCCATGGCCGACGCGACGTTCGGGAGCATCGGCGACGTGCTCAAGCTGCTGCCGACGTCGACGGTGATCGTGTACGAGGTGCTCAACCCGATCGTGACCAACGCCGGCGCGTGCAGCGTAGCCAACAGGGTGGTCACCGCGGTGCTCCTCGTGCTCTGCGCCTTCTCCTGCGCCTTCTCGGCCTTCACCGACAGCTTCGTCGGCGCCGACGGCAAGGTCAGGTACGGCCTCGTGACGCCCAGGGGCCTCCTGCCattcggcggcggcgacgacgacgacaccGGGGCGAGGGACTTCTCCAAGTACAGGCTGCGTCCGGCGGACTTCGCGCACGCCTTCTTCTCGGTGGTCGTGTTCGCGGCGGTGGCGCTGCTGGCGGACGCCAACACGGTGGCGTGCTTCTACCCGGCGCTCAGGGAGCAGCAGAAGCAGGTGGTCATGGCGCTGCCCGTCGTGGTCGGCGCCCTCGCGAGCGGCGTCTTCGTCGTGTTCCCCTCCAAGCGCCACTCGATCGGGTACCCTCCGGCGAAGCCTGCTGCGAGCTCGCTGGCGTCGCAGTAG